AAAAAGAGCAGCAGCATGAAGCGCACCATCGTCGGCGTGCTGGGCTTCTCGGGCGCGAAGCCGGTAAAGGTGCGCCAGGCCATGCCCGCAGCGATGAAGAGGAAGACGCCTTCGTGCAGGATCGCGTAGAAGACCAGCGTCGCGATGAGGATGAGGCCGCGCTGGGTGCGGTTGAGGGCGTGAGTGGCCTGGGCTCCGTCGAGACCGAGCACGGGAACTAAGTTGATGAGGTTCAGCCACGCGCCGGTGTAGGCGAGAGCAGCCCATAGGGAGTTGGTGGTCTCCGCCTCCTGCGGGCCGATGGGGCCTCCGCCAGCGAAGTAGATTCCCGCGCAGGTTGCTGCTGCGAGCAGACCGAAGAAGGGTCCGGCAAGTGCGATCTCGGAGAGCGTGTCGAGATTGACGCCCATGCTGTACCAGCGGACGTAAGCTCCAAGACCGGGGAGGAAGACGGGCAGATCGACCTTGAGGCCGCGACGGCGCGCGGCGACGTAGTGGCCGAACTCGTGGATCATGATGGAGAGCGTAAAGCCAAGGCCGAACTTCCAGCCGAACGCG
This Granulicella aggregans DNA region includes the following protein-coding sequences:
- a CDS encoding site-2 protease family protein, producing MIEATASSAPPNPNIAAPEPIHNCPQCSHWLPEGTLACPDCQTIVYSAHLRLLASLAAQQEQQQKWAEARATWASMLQWIPAGTKQVEGIEARIQAIDDRGKAADENKAKWTRRLGPLAPVFFFLAKAKSLIFILFKFKFLLSFFAFFGLYWLAFGWKFGLGFTLSIMIHEFGHYVAARRRGLKVDLPVFLPGLGAYVRWYSMGVNLDTLSEIALAGPFFGLLAAATCAGIYFAGGGPIGPQEAETTNSLWAALAYTGAWLNLINLVPVLGLDGAQATHALNRTQRGLILIATLVFYAILHEGVFLFIAAGMAWRTFTGFAPEKPSTPTMVRFMLLLFLLGALMFAVPETHGRQF